A genomic stretch from Candidatus Hydrogenisulfobacillus filiaventi includes:
- a CDS encoding protein of unknown function (Evidence 5 : Unknown function), protein MTACQDFLRSSVAPQGEDRQHGPVSSATRGEWRWILMELIEGETLRAWMGRMRGREASRIAENLRKCQELCRLVEALHSVGILHRDLNRKTFCWTGGGSG, encoded by the coding sequence TTGACAGCTTGCCAGGACTTCCTCAGGTCTTCCGTAGCCCCGCAAGGGGAGGATAGGCAGCATGGCCCGGTGTCAAGTGCAACCCGCGGGGAGTGGCGATGGATCCTGATGGAGCTAATTGAGGGGGAAACGCTGCGGGCATGGATGGGTCGGATGCGGGGCCGGGAGGCGTCGCGGATAGCGGAGAATCTGCGGAAGTGTCAGGAGCTTTGCCGGTTGGTGGAGGCTCTCCATAGTGTGGGGATTCTGCATCGCGATCTTAACCGGAAAACAT